The following coding sequences are from one Pirellulales bacterium window:
- a CDS encoding crossover junction endodeoxyribonuclease RuvC encodes MATVNSVPPRVLGIDPGLNTTGYAVLEIAVRGPKVCEAGVIRGRTRTSLAARVAEIFEGVAEVIASLGPCCMSLEELYSHYKRPRTSILMGHARGVICLAAAQASIPVVSYSATRIKKTLTGAGRASKSQMQRAVARELGLTTVPEPHDVADALAAALCHLYTQPEWTAISRRRA; translated from the coding sequence ATGGCGACTGTGAATTCCGTTCCGCCGCGAGTCCTTGGCATCGACCCTGGCCTGAACACCACGGGCTACGCGGTGCTCGAAATAGCAGTGCGCGGGCCGAAGGTGTGCGAGGCTGGCGTCATTCGCGGACGTACGCGCACCTCGCTGGCGGCGCGAGTGGCCGAGATCTTCGAGGGCGTGGCCGAAGTGATCGCTTCGCTCGGCCCGTGCTGCATGTCACTGGAAGAGCTCTATTCACACTACAAGCGGCCGCGGACCTCGATCTTGATGGGACACGCCCGCGGCGTCATTTGTCTGGCTGCCGCGCAAGCCAGCATTCCGGTGGTGAGCTATAGCGCCACGCGCATCAAGAAAACTCTGACCGGGGCGGGCCGGGCGTCGAAATCGCAAATGCAGCGCGCTGTGGCTCGCGAGTTGGGCCTAACCACGGTGCCGGAACCGCACGACGTGGCCGATGCCTTGGCCGCGGCGCTATGCCATCTTTACACGCAGCCGGAATGGACCGCGATCTCCCGGCGTCGTGCGTGA
- the cysS gene encoding cysteine--tRNA ligase gives MLTTETASQPKTSSTNTMSIRVYNTLSKTKEPFDPVVPGKVGIYLCGPTVYKPSHIGHMVGPVIFDAVKRYLVYCGYHVTWVVNITDVDDKLIVESKNRGMTMAQLAEEMIADYMDNLAAMGVDTVDHFPRATATIDEIIALTQSLVDKGYAYQADGDVYFDVARDADYGKLSNRSIESMHGDGGEMAGRKRAAADFALWKGAKPGEPSWDSPWGKGRPGWHIECSAMSRKILGETFDIHGGGLDLVFPHHENEIAQSECAHGKPQAKYWMHNGLMQASNEVGKVGGRATREIDAGDQAAQESGKIGKSKGASPFRDLLKNYAGETIRFFLLSTHYRRPIDFSDERISEVEKGLTTFYRFFQRYERVTGESFYKVEVPKSRTAADAAALDAARPDVATLRERFLASMDDDFNTGGAIGVLHELVTALNKFVDAENLEGAGKSSAVAVAALKAGARILRELAGTLGLFRAPPAAAAPADAGLTSQLIELLIAVRAESRKAKNFAMSDQIRDRLAGLGVTLEDRPDGTGWTIQQK, from the coding sequence ATGCTGACCACCGAAACCGCCTCCCAGCCCAAGACTTCCTCCACGAACACCATGTCGATCCGCGTCTACAACACGCTCTCGAAGACAAAAGAGCCCTTCGACCCGGTGGTACCCGGCAAGGTGGGCATTTATCTGTGTGGGCCTACGGTCTACAAGCCCAGTCATATTGGACACATGGTGGGACCGGTCATCTTCGATGCCGTGAAGCGATACCTGGTGTATTGTGGCTACCACGTCACGTGGGTGGTCAACATCACCGATGTCGACGACAAGTTGATTGTCGAATCGAAGAATCGTGGCATGACCATGGCTCAGTTGGCTGAAGAGATGATCGCCGACTACATGGACAACCTGGCGGCGATGGGCGTCGACACGGTGGATCATTTTCCCCGCGCCACGGCGACGATTGACGAGATCATCGCCCTGACCCAGTCCCTGGTCGACAAGGGTTACGCCTACCAGGCCGATGGAGATGTCTATTTTGACGTGGCCCGCGACGCGGACTACGGCAAGCTCAGCAACCGTTCGATCGAGTCGATGCACGGAGACGGGGGCGAGATGGCGGGCCGCAAGCGGGCCGCGGCCGACTTCGCCTTGTGGAAAGGGGCCAAGCCGGGTGAGCCGTCATGGGACAGCCCATGGGGCAAGGGGCGACCGGGCTGGCACATCGAGTGCTCGGCCATGAGCCGCAAGATCCTCGGCGAGACGTTCGATATTCACGGCGGGGGATTAGATCTGGTCTTCCCGCATCACGAGAACGAAATTGCCCAGAGCGAGTGCGCCCACGGCAAGCCGCAGGCCAAGTACTGGATGCACAACGGCCTGATGCAAGCCTCGAACGAGGTCGGCAAAGTCGGCGGCCGCGCCACCCGCGAAATCGATGCCGGCGATCAGGCGGCGCAGGAATCGGGGAAGATCGGCAAGTCCAAAGGCGCCAGCCCATTCCGCGATCTGTTGAAAAACTACGCCGGCGAGACGATTCGGTTCTTCCTGCTGTCGACCCATTATCGTCGACCGATCGACTTCAGTGACGAGCGCATTTCCGAAGTCGAGAAGGGCCTAACCACGTTCTACCGTTTTTTCCAGCGCTACGAGCGCGTGACGGGCGAGAGCTTCTACAAAGTTGAAGTCCCCAAATCGCGCACTGCGGCCGATGCGGCGGCGCTGGACGCCGCACGACCCGACGTCGCCACGCTGCGCGAGCGTTTCCTGGCTTCGATGGACGACGATTTCAACACCGGGGGTGCCATCGGCGTGCTGCACGAGCTGGTTACGGCGCTGAACAAGTTTGTCGATGCCGAGAATCTCGAAGGAGCCGGCAAGTCGAGCGCCGTGGCCGTGGCTGCGCTAAAGGCAGGCGCGCGAATCTTGCGAGAATTGGCCGGCACGCTGGGATTATTCCGCGCGCCGCCAGCCGCCGCCGCGCCGGCTGATGCCGGGCTGACGAGCCAATTGATCGAGCTTTTGATCGCGGTGCGGGCCGAATCGCGCAAGGCCAAGAACTTTGCCATGTCGGACCAGATTCGCGACCGCCTGGCAGGGCTCGGAGTCACGCTCGAAGACCGCCCCGACGGCACCGGCTGGACGATTCAGCAGAAATGA
- the ispF gene encoding 2-C-methyl-D-erythritol 2,4-cyclodiphosphate synthase, which yields MGIGHDTHRLVPGGPLRLGGIDVPHDHGAFGHSDADVLLHAVTDALLGAAALGDIGELFPDTDPANRGRDSAEMLLKALACVTAAGFRILNLDCIVFIERPKLSPYKEQIRQRLASLLAIPPNCVGVKAKTGEGVGPVGLREVIMAECVVLLEQC from the coding sequence ATCGGCATCGGCCACGACACCCATCGGCTCGTCCCGGGCGGGCCGCTACGGCTGGGGGGAATCGATGTCCCGCACGACCACGGGGCGTTTGGGCATAGCGATGCCGACGTGCTCCTGCACGCTGTCACTGATGCCTTGCTCGGCGCCGCCGCCCTGGGGGATATTGGCGAGCTGTTTCCCGATACCGATCCGGCCAATCGTGGGCGGGATTCGGCCGAGATGCTGCTCAAGGCATTAGCGTGCGTCACGGCAGCCGGCTTCCGCATTCTGAATCTGGACTGCATCGTATTCATCGAGCGGCCGAAACTGTCACCCTATAAGGAGCAGATACGCCAGCGGCTAGCTTCCCTACTTGCGATCCCGCCCAATTGCGTTGGGGTCAAAGCCAAAACCGGCGAGGGCGTTGGCCCTGTCGGCCTGCGGGAAGTCATCATGGCCGAGTGTGTCGTATTACTCGAGCAATGCTGA